In Cupriavidus basilensis, one genomic interval encodes:
- a CDS encoding Crp/Fnr family transcriptional regulator, whose amino-acid sequence MLNDFVDRCVWAADLSEEQRDIVRRAMCVREYSQGDYVCHKGDKAEHWLGVLEGIVKITTVSPSGKSVTFTGVPTGGWFGEGAVLKAEIRKYDVMALRRSRIAFLPRETFQWLLDTSLPFTRFLLTQFNERLGQFIAAVEYERLLDIDSRVARAVSSLFNEHLYPGLGTTLEISQEEIGLLAGISRQRANQALKVLEQQGLVKVDYGVIEVLDLEGLRQYGE is encoded by the coding sequence ATGCTCAACGATTTCGTCGACCGCTGCGTGTGGGCAGCCGACCTCAGCGAAGAACAACGCGACATCGTCCGGCGCGCCATGTGCGTGCGCGAATATAGCCAGGGCGACTATGTCTGCCATAAGGGCGATAAGGCGGAACACTGGCTGGGCGTGCTGGAAGGGATCGTCAAGATCACTACCGTATCGCCTTCCGGCAAGTCGGTCACCTTTACCGGCGTGCCGACGGGGGGCTGGTTTGGCGAAGGTGCCGTGCTCAAGGCCGAGATCCGCAAGTATGACGTGATGGCACTGCGGCGCTCGCGCATTGCGTTCCTGCCGCGCGAGACTTTTCAGTGGTTGCTGGATACCAGCTTGCCGTTCACGCGGTTCCTGCTGACGCAGTTCAATGAGCGGCTGGGACAGTTCATTGCCGCCGTGGAATACGAACGGCTGCTCGATATCGATTCGCGCGTGGCGCGCGCGGTGTCGTCGCTGTTCAATGAGCACCTGTACCCTGGCCTGGGGACCACGCTGGAGATTTCGCAGGAAGAAATCGGGCTGCTGGCGGGCATATCGCGGCAGCGGGCCAACCAGGCGCTGAAGGTGCTGGAACAGCAGGGACTGGTGAAGGTCGACTACGGCGTGATCGAGGTATTGGACCTGGAAGGGCTGCGGCAGTACGGCGAGTAG
- a CDS encoding AMP-dependent synthetase/ligase, with the protein MQEPSATTFPRLLLAHAQQRPESPAYREKDLGIWQTYSWAQTAQEVRALACGLAALGFARGMNLAVVGDNRPRLYWAMSAAQAMGGVPVPLYQDAIAGEMIYVLNDAEIGFAIVEDQEQVDKLLEVEEQLAAQGRTVRHIIYEDPRGLRDYDHPALMSYQRLQEIGREFDRANPGYFDAAVAAGDPDDTAIILYTSGTTGKPKGVCHSHRGLIGAARNGCAFDGLSARDDVLSYLPMAWVGDNLFSYAQAMVAGFTVNCPESRETVMTDLREIGPTYYFAPPRIYENLLTQVMIRMEDAGWIKRKLFHWAMGVARRCGTDILDGNPVPLADRLRYAAGEALIFGPLRNVLGMSRIRVGYTAGEAIGPDLFRFYRSIGVNLKQFYGQTETCAYVCLQPDGKVKFDSVGPAAPGMEIRIAENGEVLVRGVGLLKAYYKRDDATREAINDQGYFMTGDAGVIDADGHLKIIDRAKDVGKLSDGAMFAPKYIENKLKFFPYIKEAVAFGTGRDSVCAFINIDFDAVGNWAERRHLAYAGYIDLAAQPEVIAMIGECVEQVNADLAADAMLAGSQVSRFLILHKELDPDDDELTRTRKVRRGYIAEKYASLIDALYAGKPEQFIETRVKFEDGREGSVSATLKLVDVKRFPPATAGAKRAA; encoded by the coding sequence ATGCAGGAACCGTCGGCGACGACCTTCCCGCGCTTGTTGCTTGCGCATGCGCAGCAGCGGCCGGAAAGCCCGGCTTACCGTGAGAAGGATCTCGGGATCTGGCAAACCTATAGCTGGGCGCAGACTGCGCAGGAGGTGCGCGCGCTCGCGTGCGGCCTGGCGGCCCTGGGCTTTGCCCGCGGCATGAACCTGGCGGTGGTCGGCGACAACCGGCCGCGCCTGTACTGGGCCATGAGCGCGGCGCAGGCCATGGGCGGCGTGCCGGTGCCGCTCTACCAGGATGCCATCGCCGGCGAGATGATCTATGTGCTGAACGATGCCGAGATCGGCTTTGCCATCGTGGAGGACCAGGAGCAGGTGGACAAGCTGCTGGAGGTGGAGGAGCAGCTAGCCGCGCAGGGCCGCACGGTGCGCCACATCATTTATGAAGACCCGCGCGGGCTGCGCGACTACGATCATCCGGCGTTGATGTCTTACCAGCGCCTGCAGGAAATCGGCCGCGAGTTCGATCGTGCCAATCCAGGCTACTTCGATGCCGCCGTTGCCGCGGGCGATCCTGACGATACCGCCATCATCCTCTACACCTCCGGCACCACCGGCAAGCCCAAGGGTGTGTGCCACTCGCATCGCGGCCTGATCGGCGCGGCGCGCAATGGCTGCGCGTTCGATGGCCTGAGCGCAAGGGACGATGTGCTGTCCTACCTGCCGATGGCATGGGTGGGCGACAACCTGTTCTCGTACGCGCAGGCCATGGTGGCGGGCTTCACCGTGAACTGCCCGGAATCGCGCGAGACGGTGATGACCGACCTGCGCGAGATCGGCCCCACCTATTACTTCGCGCCACCGCGCATCTATGAAAACCTGCTCACGCAGGTGATGATCCGCATGGAAGATGCGGGCTGGATCAAGCGCAAGCTCTTTCACTGGGCCATGGGCGTGGCGCGCCGCTGCGGCACCGACATCCTCGACGGCAATCCGGTGCCGCTGGCCGACCGCCTGCGCTACGCGGCCGGCGAGGCGCTGATCTTCGGGCCGCTGCGCAATGTGCTCGGCATGAGCCGCATCCGCGTGGGCTACACGGCGGGCGAGGCGATTGGCCCGGACCTGTTTCGCTTTTATCGCTCCATCGGCGTCAACCTCAAGCAGTTCTACGGCCAGACCGAAACCTGCGCCTATGTCTGCCTGCAGCCGGACGGCAAGGTCAAGTTCGATTCGGTCGGGCCCGCCGCGCCGGGCATGGAGATCCGCATTGCCGAGAACGGCGAAGTGCTGGTGCGTGGCGTGGGTTTGTTGAAGGCCTACTACAAGCGCGACGATGCCACCCGCGAGGCGATCAACGATCAAGGCTATTTCATGACCGGCGACGCCGGCGTGATCGACGCCGATGGCCACCTCAAGATCATCGATCGCGCGAAGGACGTGGGCAAGCTGTCCGACGGCGCCATGTTCGCGCCCAAGTACATCGAGAACAAGCTCAAGTTCTTTCCCTATATCAAGGAAGCGGTGGCGTTCGGCACCGGCCGCGACAGCGTCTGCGCGTTCATCAACATCGATTTCGATGCCGTGGGCAACTGGGCCGAGCGGCGCCACCTGGCCTATGCGGGCTACATCGACCTGGCGGCGCAGCCAGAGGTGATCGCCATGATCGGCGAGTGCGTGGAGCAGGTGAATGCCGATCTCGCCGCCGATGCCATGCTGGCTGGCTCGCAGGTTTCGCGCTTCCTGATCCTGCACAAGGAACTCGATCCGGACGACGATGAGCTCACCCGCACGCGCAAGGTGCGCCGTGGCTATATCGCCGAGAAATACGCGTCGCTGATCGATGCCCTGTACGCCGGCAAGCCGGAGCAGTTCATCGAGACGCGCGTGAAGTTCGAGGACGGGCGTGAAGGCAGCGTCTCGGCCACGTTGAAGCTGGTCGATGTCAAGCGCTTCCCCCCGGCCACCGCCGGTGCGAAGCGCGCAGCATGA
- a CDS encoding ABC transporter ATP-binding protein: MTQMAWQGVGRGGDGQPAWSGASAGAGATATAQALGGVQMEHAQVRKAGDVILDLQNISLAFGGVKALTDISFDVREHEIRAIIGPNGAGKSSMLNVINGVYHPQQGRIVFRGEERRKMHPTAAARQGIARTFQNIALFKGMTVLDNIMTGRNTRFRSGLLANALWWGPARNEEMQHRRKVEEVIDFLEIQAIRKTPVGRLPYGLQKRVELARALAAEPSMLLLDEPMAGMNVEEKQDMCRFILDVNHQFGTTIVLIEHDMGVVMDISDRVVVLDYGKKIGDGTPEAVKANPDVIRAYLGAGH; encoded by the coding sequence ATGACGCAAATGGCATGGCAAGGGGTGGGGCGCGGCGGCGATGGCCAGCCGGCGTGGAGCGGCGCATCCGCGGGGGCAGGGGCAACAGCAACAGCACAAGCGCTCGGCGGGGTTCAGATGGAGCATGCGCAGGTGCGCAAGGCCGGCGACGTGATACTCGACCTGCAGAATATTTCGTTGGCCTTCGGCGGCGTGAAGGCGTTGACCGATATCTCGTTTGACGTGCGCGAGCATGAGATCCGCGCCATCATCGGCCCCAACGGCGCGGGCAAGAGCTCGATGCTCAACGTGATCAACGGGGTCTACCACCCGCAGCAAGGGCGCATCGTGTTTCGCGGCGAGGAGCGGCGCAAGATGCATCCCACCGCCGCGGCGCGCCAGGGCATTGCGCGCACCTTCCAGAATATCGCGCTGTTCAAGGGCATGACCGTGCTCGACAATATCATGACCGGGCGCAACACCAGGTTCCGCAGCGGCCTGCTGGCCAATGCGCTGTGGTGGGGCCCGGCGCGCAACGAGGAAATGCAGCACCGGCGCAAGGTCGAGGAGGTGATCGATTTCCTCGAGATCCAGGCGATCCGCAAGACACCGGTGGGACGCTTGCCCTACGGACTGCAAAAGCGCGTGGAGCTGGCGCGCGCGCTGGCGGCCGAGCCTTCGATGCTGCTGCTCGACGAGCCGATGGCCGGCATGAACGTGGAAGAGAAGCAGGACATGTGCCGCTTCATCCTGGACGTGAACCATCAGTTCGGCACCACCATCGTGCTGATCGAGCACGACATGGGCGTGGTGATGGACATCTCCGACCGCGTGGTGGTGCTGGACTACGGCAAGAAGATCGGCGATGGCACGCCGGAAGCGGTGAAGGCCAACCCGGATGTGATTCGCGCCTATCTGGGCGCGGGCCACTGA
- a CDS encoding branched-chain amino acid ABC transporter permease: MTFFFEILIGGLLSGLMYSLVALGFVLIYKASGVFNFAQGAMVYFAALAVVGLMDKGLPMWAAVIGAFGVMVVVGISTERLVLRKLVNQPPITLFMATIGLSFFLEGLGPLLFGNEVRPINLGIVDEPIEAILTRFNIVVSKFDLAAAGIAAVLVGTLALFFQYTKVGRALRAVADDHQAALSLGIPLQHIWAIVWGVAGFVALVAGMLWGSRNGVQFALTLTALKALPVLILGGFTSVPGAIVGGLIIGASEKLAEIYIPPVFQSAFGGNFGGIEGWFPYVFALLFLLVRPEGLFGEKHIDRV, translated from the coding sequence ATGACGTTCTTCTTTGAAATCCTGATCGGCGGCTTATTGTCGGGGTTGATGTACTCGCTGGTGGCGCTGGGGTTCGTGCTGATCTACAAGGCATCGGGCGTGTTCAACTTCGCGCAGGGCGCGATGGTGTACTTTGCCGCGCTGGCGGTGGTGGGGCTGATGGACAAGGGCCTGCCGATGTGGGCGGCCGTGATCGGCGCGTTTGGCGTGATGGTGGTGGTCGGCATCAGCACCGAACGGCTGGTGCTGCGCAAGCTGGTGAACCAGCCACCCATCACGCTGTTCATGGCCACCATCGGGCTGTCCTTCTTCCTCGAGGGGCTGGGGCCGCTGTTGTTCGGCAATGAAGTGCGCCCGATCAACCTCGGCATCGTCGACGAGCCCATCGAAGCCATCCTGACGCGCTTCAATATCGTGGTGTCCAAGTTCGATCTGGCGGCGGCGGGTATCGCCGCCGTCCTGGTGGGCACGCTGGCGCTGTTCTTCCAGTACACCAAGGTGGGCCGTGCCTTGCGCGCGGTGGCGGACGATCACCAGGCCGCGCTGTCGCTGGGGATTCCGCTGCAGCATATCTGGGCCATCGTCTGGGGCGTGGCGGGCTTCGTGGCGCTGGTGGCGGGCATGCTGTGGGGCTCGCGCAACGGCGTGCAGTTCGCGCTGACGCTGACCGCGTTGAAGGCGTTGCCGGTGCTGATCCTGGGCGGCTTTACCTCGGTGCCCGGCGCCATCGTCGGCGGGCTGATCATCGGGGCATCGGAGAAGCTGGCCGAGATCTATATCCCGCCCGTGTTCCAGTCCGCGTTCGGCGGCAACTTCGGTGGCATCGAAGGCTGGTTCCCCTATGTGTTTGCGCTGTTGTTCCTGCTGGTGCGGCCCGAGGGGCTGTTCGGTGAGAAACACATCGATCGTGTCTGA
- a CDS encoding branched-chain amino acid ABC transporter permease: MFYRESGQFKTTYVADSQIFPIRQDRIGFAVLMAVAFVAIPLLGSEYWFSAILIPFLIFALAALGLNILTGYAGQLSLGTAAFMAVGAYAAYNFQLRIEGLPVLLTFILAGLSAAMVGVAFGLPSLRIKGFYLAVATLAAQFFVVWALTKFPWFSNNSSSGVITAQQLNLFGIAIDTPVKKYLFVLMLVTVLAMVAKNLVRSSTGRAWMSVRDMDVAAEVIGIPLMRTKLLAFAVSSFYCGVAGALYAFCYLGSVEPDGFSLDLSFRVLFMIIIGGVGSILGSFLGAAFILLLPIFLDIALPPLAALLHLPFTNAAVSHIQLMVFGGLIIFFLVVEPHGLARLWQIAKEKLRLWPFPH, from the coding sequence ATGTTCTACCGTGAATCCGGCCAGTTCAAGACCACCTACGTTGCCGACAGCCAGATCTTCCCCATCCGCCAGGACCGCATCGGCTTTGCGGTGCTGATGGCGGTGGCCTTCGTGGCGATCCCGCTGCTGGGTTCGGAGTACTGGTTCTCGGCCATCCTGATCCCGTTCCTGATCTTCGCGCTGGCCGCGCTCGGGCTCAATATCCTCACGGGCTACGCGGGGCAGCTCTCGCTTGGCACCGCGGCCTTCATGGCGGTGGGCGCTTACGCGGCCTACAACTTCCAGTTGCGCATCGAGGGCCTGCCGGTGCTGCTGACCTTTATCCTCGCCGGACTGTCGGCGGCGATGGTAGGTGTGGCGTTTGGCTTGCCGTCGCTGCGCATCAAGGGCTTCTACCTTGCGGTGGCGACGCTGGCAGCGCAGTTCTTCGTGGTGTGGGCGCTGACCAAGTTTCCCTGGTTCTCCAACAACAGCTCATCGGGCGTGATCACTGCGCAGCAGTTGAACCTGTTCGGCATCGCCATCGACACGCCGGTGAAGAAATACCTCTTCGTGCTGATGCTGGTGACGGTGCTGGCCATGGTGGCCAAGAACCTGGTGCGCTCCTCCACCGGGCGCGCCTGGATGTCGGTGCGCGACATGGACGTGGCGGCGGAAGTGATCGGCATTCCACTGATGCGCACCAAGCTGCTGGCCTTTGCCGTCAGCTCGTTCTACTGCGGCGTGGCGGGCGCGCTCTATGCGTTCTGCTACCTGGGCTCGGTCGAGCCGGACGGCTTCTCGCTCGACCTTTCCTTCCGCGTGCTGTTCATGATCATCATCGGCGGCGTGGGCAGCATCCTTGGCTCGTTCCTGGGCGCGGCCTTCATCCTGCTGCTGCCGATCTTCCTGGACATCGCGCTGCCGCCGCTGGCCGCGCTGCTGCACTTGCCCTTTACCAACGCCGCCGTGTCGCATATCCAGTTGATGGTGTTCGGCGGGCTGATCATCTTCTTCCTGGTGGTGGAGCCGCATGGCCTGGCACGGCTGTGGCAGATCGCGAAGGAGAAGCTGCGGCTCTGGCCATTCCCCCATTGA
- a CDS encoding ABC transporter substrate-binding protein, with amino-acid sequence MTILIRNLQRIALAMGASAALLAPLAVQAQSGEQFVALPSYRVGPYGANGQSFYGGFVDYLNYVNLKDGGVNGVKLSWEECETEYNNAKGVECYERLKGKSPVSKGTAYHTMSTGISYALVDKTAGDKVPLVMMGYGRTDAVDGSVFPYAFPLVTTYQMQVSAIVKFLAGKNGGSLAGKKIVYLYHDSAYGKEPIVALEAEAKLGKFNLVEIPVAHPGNEQGAQWLKIRQENPDYVIFWGWGVMNQTALKAAQKVGFARDKMIGSWWAGSEEDTVPAGDAAKGYMSATWNVAGKGVPLIADIDKVVYGAGKGNMQDRNKVGSVLYNRGVSAAVVTVEAIRVAQAKYGKGKVMSGEDMRWAFENLNVNNARLQQLGATGLLPEIKTSCDNHEGSGKVKIQQWDGTKWVVVSDWIEGNKNLIHPLFKASAAQFAKEKGISPACMKS; translated from the coding sequence ATGACCATCCTGATTCGCAATCTGCAGCGCATCGCCCTGGCGATGGGTGCGTCGGCCGCGCTACTGGCGCCGCTGGCGGTGCAGGCGCAAAGCGGCGAGCAGTTCGTTGCGCTGCCCAGCTATCGCGTCGGCCCTTATGGTGCCAACGGACAGTCCTTCTATGGCGGCTTCGTCGACTACCTGAACTACGTCAACCTCAAGGACGGGGGCGTGAACGGCGTCAAGCTGTCGTGGGAAGAATGCGAGACGGAGTACAACAACGCCAAGGGCGTGGAGTGCTATGAGCGGCTCAAGGGCAAGAGCCCAGTCAGCAAAGGCACCGCGTACCACACCATGTCGACCGGCATCTCCTACGCGCTGGTGGACAAGACCGCGGGCGACAAGGTGCCGCTGGTGATGATGGGCTATGGCCGCACCGATGCGGTCGACGGTTCGGTCTTCCCCTATGCTTTCCCGCTGGTCACCACCTACCAGATGCAGGTCTCGGCCATCGTCAAGTTCCTGGCGGGCAAGAACGGCGGCTCGCTGGCCGGCAAGAAGATTGTCTACCTGTATCACGACTCCGCCTATGGCAAGGAGCCGATCGTGGCGCTGGAAGCCGAAGCCAAGCTCGGCAAGTTCAACCTGGTCGAGATCCCGGTGGCGCACCCCGGCAACGAGCAGGGCGCGCAGTGGCTGAAGATCCGCCAGGAGAATCCTGACTACGTGATCTTCTGGGGCTGGGGCGTGATGAACCAGACCGCGCTCAAGGCGGCGCAAAAGGTGGGCTTCGCGCGCGACAAGATGATTGGCTCGTGGTGGGCAGGTTCGGAAGAAGACACCGTGCCCGCCGGCGATGCCGCCAAGGGTTATATGAGCGCAACCTGGAACGTGGCGGGCAAGGGCGTGCCGCTGATCGCCGATATCGACAAGGTGGTCTACGGCGCGGGCAAGGGCAATATGCAGGACCGCAACAAGGTTGGCTCGGTGCTCTACAACCGTGGCGTGTCCGCAGCCGTGGTGACGGTGGAAGCGATCCGCGTGGCGCAGGCCAAGTATGGCAAGGGCAAGGTCATGAGCGGCGAAGACATGCGCTGGGCATTCGAGAACCTGAACGTGAACAATGCGCGCCTGCAGCAACTGGGCGCCACGGGCTTGCTGCCGGAGATCAAGACCAGCTGCGACAACCACGAAGGCTCGGGCAAGGTGAAGATCCAGCAGTGGGACGGCACCAAGTGGGTCGTGGTGTCGGACTGGATCGAAGGCAACAAGAACCTGATCCATCCGCTGTTCAAGGCGAGTGCCGCGCAGTTCGCGAAGGAGAAGGGCATCTCGCCTGCCTGCATGAAGTCTTGA